In Longimicrobium sp., the sequence TGCACCTTGCCACGCAGCGAGTCGATGGTGATGCGCGACCCCGACTCCGCGCCCGGGGAGAAGCGGATCTGGCGCAACCTTCCCCCAACCCCCGTCATGTTGATGGTGCGCAGGTATCCGCCCTTCACCCGCCGCACGAGGATCGGCGACGTGTCGCGCAACGCCAGCCGCACCTCCTCGCGCTGGGCGCGGGCGGAGGTGGTGGAGTCCGGCGCCCAGGGGATCTCCACGCGCGTGAAGCCGTTCACCACGCGCAGCGTATCCACGAACGTCACGCGCTGCACGCGGGGCAGGTTGGGATCGCGCACCACGGTGTCCCGGAAGATGGACTGGTAGTTCCAGAGCGAGTCGCCCGGCGAGCGGCGCACGTAGATGTTGGGCTTGTACAGCACCAGCCGGTTGATGCGGATGCGCGGCGAGAGCAGCGTGCGCACGTCGTACGTCACGTCCGCACTGTCGGCCAGCACGAACGGCGTGCCATCCTTTTCGGTGAGCGAAACCCCGTAGAGGCGCGCGCCTTCGAAGAGGTTGCCGCTGATGCGCTGCACGTCCAGCGAGCCCTGCACGTTGCGCGCGAGGGCGTTGAGCGTGTACTCCAGGATGCGCGCGTGCCCCGCCCGCGTGCGCGCGACCAGGTTGAGGACAAGGAAGGCCAGCGCGACGCCCAGCAGGAGGCCGCCCACACCCCACGCCGTGTGCCGGAGGGCGCGGCTGCGCCGGGGGCTCGCCATCAGCGGTGGTCCTCGCGGAAGATGGCCTCGGCCTCGGCCTGCCCCTCGCGGTCCAGGGCGGGGCGGCCGCGGCGGAAGAACTGGTGCCGGCTGGTGGGCACGAAGTCCTGCACGTCGTCGAAGTACATGTAGTGCGTCACCCGGATGTGCCGCGCGTCCACCCGCACCACGTTGAGCGAGTTCTTTTCGCGCTCCCTCGCCCTACCCCTGCGCGACGTGGAGGTGCCGCTCTGCACGATGATGATGCCGTGCTCGCGGTCCGCCCCGGAGTACACGTCCAGCGAGTTGCCTATGTACGCGCGGTGCAGGTGGCCGCCCATGATCATGTCCACCTTGAAGTGCGTAAAGGCGTCCAGCGCGCGCTTGGCCTGCGGCATCACGGCCACGCGGTCCCAGTCCGGCGGGGGCGCGAAGTGGTGATGCGACACCAGGATGCGCGCGTCCTCCTCGGGCACGCCCTCGAACGCCTCGCGCGCGAAGTCGATCTGCCAGCGGTGGATGCGGCCGTTGACCGTGGCCCGCAGCGGCGCCGTCGAGTTGAGCGCGACGATGGTGGCGCCGGGGAGCTTCGTGACCGTGTCCAGCTCGGGCAGGATGTGCGCCTTGTACAGGTCGTACGGGTGGAAGACGCGCTCGGCGAAGCGGTAGAGCGCGATGTCGTGGTTCCCCGGCGTCACCACGGTCGGCACGGACGGGAGCCGGTCCAGGTACGCGCGCGCCGCCGCGAACTGCTCCGGTAGGGCGCGCTGCGTGAAGTCGCCGGAGGCCACGATGGCGTCGGGCTCCAGCTGGTGCGCGAAGCGCTGCAGCGACTCGCCCACGCGCTCCTGGAACGGCGGGCCGAAGTGCAGGTCGGAGATGTGGAGGAGCGTTATCAAGCCGGCGCCGGTCTGGTTCGGGTCGTGTGGCCCACGGTCATTCGTTCGCGATGCGACTCGCGTACCATTGTCTCACGCGGAGACGCGGAGACGCGGTGAAGAACAGCGAAAAGCCTCACACAGAGAACACAGAAGGAACTGAAAGCCACAGAGAAAAGCCTCTTGTTTGTTCTCTCTGTGGCTCTGTGTCTCTGTGTGAGCCATGCAGTTGCGGTTCCTCCGCGTCTCCGCGTCTCCGCGTGAGGCAGCAGTTTTTCAGCGCTTGCGCAACCCGGGGAACGGGAGATCGGCGCGGGCGTTGAGGTCCAGGCCGGAGACCTCGCCGCGGGCGAAGCGGAACTGCGCGGCTCGCGCGATCATCGCCGCGTTGTCGGTGGCCAGGCGCGGCGAGGGGGCGAAGACGGCGCCGCGCCCGCCCAGCCGCCTCGTCAGCTCCGCACGCAGCGCGCGGCTGTTGGCGACGCCGCCGCCCAGGACAACGCGCGGGCAGTTCATCTCGCGAACCGCGCGCATCGTCTTGGTAGCGAGGACGTCGACGGCGGCGTCCTGGAAGGCGGCGGCCAGGTGCGGGACTTCGGCGTCCAGAGTGCCCTCACGCTCAACCTCGCGCACGCGGTTGCGGAGCGCCGTCTTGAGGCCGCTGAAGGAGAAATCGTAGTACTCGCCGTCTTCCGGGCGCTGGCCGCGGTTCAGCAACGGGCGCGTGAAGCGGTGGCGCGACGAGTCGCCGCCCTCGGCGACGCGCTGGATGGAGGGGCCGCCCGGGTACGGAAGGCCCAGGATCTTGGCCGCCTTGTCGAACGCCTCGCCCGCCGCGTCGTCGCGGGTGGCGCCGAGCTGCACGTACTCGCCCCACGCCGGCACCCAGAGGAGGAGCGTGTGGCCGCCGGAGACGAGGAGCGCGACGAACGGCGGCGTGGCGTCCGGGTGCTCGAGCTGCGTGGCGAAGAGGTGCGCCTCCATGTGATGCACGCCCACCACCGGCTTCCCCGCTGCCCACGCGGCGGCCTTGCCCCACGAGACGCCCACCAGCAGCGCCCCGATCAGCCCCGGCCCCGCCGTCACCCCGACGACGTCCACGTCCTCGAGC encodes:
- the tsaD gene encoding tRNA (adenosine(37)-N6)-threonylcarbamoyltransferase complex transferase subunit TsaD, with the translated sequence MTRPTLVLGIETSCDETSAAVLRGESELLGHVIFTQDVHRLYGGVVPEIASRAHLRTLDDVVDGALREAGVRLEDVDVVGVTAGPGLIGALLVGVSWGKAAAWAAGKPVVGVHHMEAHLFATQLEHPDATPPFVALLVSGGHTLLLWVPAWGEYVQLGATRDDAAGEAFDKAAKILGLPYPGGPSIQRVAEGGDSSRHRFTRPLLNRGQRPEDGEYYDFSFSGLKTALRNRVREVEREGTLDAEVPHLAAAFQDAAVDVLATKTMRAVREMNCPRVVLGGGVANSRALRAELTRRLGGRGAVFAPSPRLATDNAAMIARAAQFRFARGEVSGLDLNARADLPFPGLRKR
- a CDS encoding metallophosphoesterase family protein, with amino-acid sequence MITLLHISDLHFGPPFQERVGESLQRFAHQLEPDAIVASGDFTQRALPEQFAAARAYLDRLPSVPTVVTPGNHDIALYRFAERVFHPYDLYKAHILPELDTVTKLPGATIVALNSTAPLRATVNGRIHRWQIDFAREAFEGVPEEDARILVSHHHFAPPPDWDRVAVMPQAKRALDAFTHFKVDMIMGGHLHRAYIGNSLDVYSGADREHGIIIVQSGTSTSRRGRAREREKNSLNVVRVDARHIRVTHYMYFDDVQDFVPTSRHQFFRRGRPALDREGQAEAEAIFREDHR